From the Balearica regulorum gibbericeps isolate bBalReg1 chromosome 4, bBalReg1.pri, whole genome shotgun sequence genome, one window contains:
- the IDH3B gene encoding isocitrate dehydrogenase [NAD] subunit beta, mitochondrial isoform X3 gives MAALSAGRAVARGLLRAQSLGAWRGLRAAAALQQIPRAKSENTKSEGTFQVTMLPGDGVGPELMHAVKEVFKAASVPVVFDEHHLSEVQNMASEEKLDQVVDSMKESKVALIGKIHTPMEYKGELASYDMRLRRKLDLFANVVHVKSLPGYKTRHNNLDLVIIREQTEGEYSSLEHESAKGVIECLKIITRAKSQRIAKFAFDYATKKGRSKVTAVHKANIMKLGDGLFLQCCEEVAELYPKIKFDTMIIDNCCMQLVQNPYQFDVLVMPNLYGNIIDNLAAGLVGGAGVVPGESYSAEYAVFEMGARHPFAQAVGRNIANPTAMLLSAANMLRHLNLEFHSNLIADAVKKVIKVGKVRTADMGGYATSLDFTQAVIAALDV, from the exons TCAGAGAACACGAAGTCTGAGGGCACGTTCCAGGTCACCATGCTGCCCGGCGACGGCGTGGGCCCGGAGCTCATGCACGCCGTCAAGGAGGTGTTCAAG GCCGCCAGCGTGCCCGTGGTCTTCGACGAGCATCACCTGAGCGAGGTGCAGAACATGGCCTCGGAAGAGAAACTGGACCAGGTGGTTGATTCcatgaaggaaagcaaagtgGCCCTGATAG GCAAGATCCACACCCCCATGGAGTACAAAGGCGAGCTGGCATCTTACGACATGAGGCTCAG GCGCAAATTAGACTTGTTTGCAAACGTCGTCCACGTGAAGAGCTTACCAGGCTATAAAACACGCCACAACAACTTGGACCTTGTGATCATTCGCGAGCAGACGGAGGGGGAGTACAGCTCTCTGGAACACGAG AGTGCGAAGGGAGTCATCGAGTGCCTGAAGATCATCACCCGGGCCAAGTCGCAGCGCATCGCCAAGTTCGCCTTTGACTACGCCACCAAAAAAGGGCGCTCTAAGGTCACGGCTGTGCACAAAGCCAACATTAT GAAATTAGGCGATGGGCTcttcctgcagtgctgtgaagaagtggcagaactGTACCCCAAGATCAAATTTGACACCATGATCATTGACAACTGCTGCATGCAG CTGGTGCAGAACCCCTACCAGTTCGACGTCCTGGTCATGCCGAATCTCTACGGGAACATCATCGATAACCTGGCGGCTGGGTTGGTGGGCGGTGCCGGTGTGGTTCCTGGGGAGAGCTACAGCGCCGAGTACGCCGTGTTCGAGATG GGCGCCCGCCACCCCTTTGCCCAGGCGGTGGGCAGGAACATCGCCAACCCCACTGCCATGCTGCTCTCGGCTGCCAACATGCTGCGGCATCTCAA CTTGGAATTTCACTCCAACTTGATCGCGGACGCGGTGAAGAAGGTGATCAAAGTCGGAAAA GTGCGCACGGCGGACATGGGGGGCTACGCCACGTCCCTGGATTTCACCCAAGCCGTGATAGCTGCCCTGGATGTGTAG
- the IDH3B gene encoding isocitrate dehydrogenase [NAD] subunit beta, mitochondrial isoform X1, which produces MAALSAGRAVARGLLRAQSLGAWRGLRAAAALQQIPRAKSENTKSEGTFQVTMLPGDGVGPELMHAVKEVFKAASVPVVFDEHHLSEVQNMASEEKLDQVVDSMKESKVALIGKIHTPMEYKGELASYDMRLRRKLDLFANVVHVKSLPGYKTRHNNLDLVIIREQTEGEYSSLEHESAKGVIECLKIITRAKSQRIAKFAFDYATKKGRSKVTAVHKANIMKLGDGLFLQCCEEVAELYPKIKFDTMIIDNCCMQLVQNPYQFDVLVMPNLYGNIIDNLAAGLVGGAGVVPGESYSAEYAVFEMGARHPFAQAVGRNIANPTAMLLSAANMLRHLNLEFHSNLIADAVKKVIKVGKPRNPCACSSGCARPHCACLGGGSCSHACWLGQGWQGWGRRATLPGALAGFGHGTWAVTPPLPTS; this is translated from the exons TCAGAGAACACGAAGTCTGAGGGCACGTTCCAGGTCACCATGCTGCCCGGCGACGGCGTGGGCCCGGAGCTCATGCACGCCGTCAAGGAGGTGTTCAAG GCCGCCAGCGTGCCCGTGGTCTTCGACGAGCATCACCTGAGCGAGGTGCAGAACATGGCCTCGGAAGAGAAACTGGACCAGGTGGTTGATTCcatgaaggaaagcaaagtgGCCCTGATAG GCAAGATCCACACCCCCATGGAGTACAAAGGCGAGCTGGCATCTTACGACATGAGGCTCAG GCGCAAATTAGACTTGTTTGCAAACGTCGTCCACGTGAAGAGCTTACCAGGCTATAAAACACGCCACAACAACTTGGACCTTGTGATCATTCGCGAGCAGACGGAGGGGGAGTACAGCTCTCTGGAACACGAG AGTGCGAAGGGAGTCATCGAGTGCCTGAAGATCATCACCCGGGCCAAGTCGCAGCGCATCGCCAAGTTCGCCTTTGACTACGCCACCAAAAAAGGGCGCTCTAAGGTCACGGCTGTGCACAAAGCCAACATTAT GAAATTAGGCGATGGGCTcttcctgcagtgctgtgaagaagtggcagaactGTACCCCAAGATCAAATTTGACACCATGATCATTGACAACTGCTGCATGCAG CTGGTGCAGAACCCCTACCAGTTCGACGTCCTGGTCATGCCGAATCTCTACGGGAACATCATCGATAACCTGGCGGCTGGGTTGGTGGGCGGTGCCGGTGTGGTTCCTGGGGAGAGCTACAGCGCCGAGTACGCCGTGTTCGAGATG GGCGCCCGCCACCCCTTTGCCCAGGCGGTGGGCAGGAACATCGCCAACCCCACTGCCATGCTGCTCTCGGCTGCCAACATGCTGCGGCATCTCAA CTTGGAATTTCACTCCAACTTGATCGCGGACGCGGTGAAGAAGGTGATCAAAGTCGGAAAA CCCAGGAACCCGTgtgcctgcagctctggctgcgCTCGGCCCCACTGCGCTTGTCTCGGGGGTGGCTCCTGCAGCCATGcgtgctggctggggcagggctggcagggctggggacgtCGTGCCACCCTCCCCGGGGCTCTGGCAGG GTTCGGACACGGGACTTGGGCGGTTACTCCACCACTTCCGACTTCGTGA
- the IDH3B gene encoding isocitrate dehydrogenase [NAD] subunit beta, mitochondrial isoform X2, translating into MAALSAGRAVARGLLRAQSLGAWRGLRAAAALQQIPRAKSENTKSEGTFQVTMLPGDGVGPELMHAVKEVFKAASVPVVFDEHHLSEVQNMASEEKLDQVVDSMKESKVALIGKIHTPMEYKGELASYDMRLRRKLDLFANVVHVKSLPGYKTRHNNLDLVIIREQTEGEYSSLEHESAKGVIECLKIITRAKSQRIAKFAFDYATKKGRSKVTAVHKANIMKLGDGLFLQCCEEVAELYPKIKFDTMIIDNCCMQLVQNPYQFDVLVMPNLYGNIIDNLAAGLVGGAGVVPGESYSAEYAVFEMGARHPFAQAVGRNIANPTAMLLSAANMLRHLNLEFHSNLIADAVKKVIKVGKVRTRDLGGYSTTSDFVKSVIDNLHPHYGA; encoded by the exons TCAGAGAACACGAAGTCTGAGGGCACGTTCCAGGTCACCATGCTGCCCGGCGACGGCGTGGGCCCGGAGCTCATGCACGCCGTCAAGGAGGTGTTCAAG GCCGCCAGCGTGCCCGTGGTCTTCGACGAGCATCACCTGAGCGAGGTGCAGAACATGGCCTCGGAAGAGAAACTGGACCAGGTGGTTGATTCcatgaaggaaagcaaagtgGCCCTGATAG GCAAGATCCACACCCCCATGGAGTACAAAGGCGAGCTGGCATCTTACGACATGAGGCTCAG GCGCAAATTAGACTTGTTTGCAAACGTCGTCCACGTGAAGAGCTTACCAGGCTATAAAACACGCCACAACAACTTGGACCTTGTGATCATTCGCGAGCAGACGGAGGGGGAGTACAGCTCTCTGGAACACGAG AGTGCGAAGGGAGTCATCGAGTGCCTGAAGATCATCACCCGGGCCAAGTCGCAGCGCATCGCCAAGTTCGCCTTTGACTACGCCACCAAAAAAGGGCGCTCTAAGGTCACGGCTGTGCACAAAGCCAACATTAT GAAATTAGGCGATGGGCTcttcctgcagtgctgtgaagaagtggcagaactGTACCCCAAGATCAAATTTGACACCATGATCATTGACAACTGCTGCATGCAG CTGGTGCAGAACCCCTACCAGTTCGACGTCCTGGTCATGCCGAATCTCTACGGGAACATCATCGATAACCTGGCGGCTGGGTTGGTGGGCGGTGCCGGTGTGGTTCCTGGGGAGAGCTACAGCGCCGAGTACGCCGTGTTCGAGATG GGCGCCCGCCACCCCTTTGCCCAGGCGGTGGGCAGGAACATCGCCAACCCCACTGCCATGCTGCTCTCGGCTGCCAACATGCTGCGGCATCTCAA CTTGGAATTTCACTCCAACTTGATCGCGGACGCGGTGAAGAAGGTGATCAAAGTCGGAAAA GTTCGGACACGGGACTTGGGCGGTTACTCCACCACTTCCGACTTCGTGAAGTCTGTGATTGACAACCTGCACCCCCACTATGGTGCCTAG